In Actinobacillus equuli, the genomic stretch ACACGGATTTCACGGAAATGTTCTGTGTATTCCGTGGTAATAGTTAGATTACTTCAGCCTCAAAGCCAATGTCATCAACGGCTGTGATAAGGGCTTCGGCGGTAGCGGAACCTTCCACAACCGCTTGTTGTGGATCTAAAGTTACGGTCGCTTTGGTTACACCTTCCACGGCATTAAGCGCTTTTTCCACGCTTTTTACGCAGTTACCGCAATGTAAGCCGTCAAGTTTTAAAGTAATACTCATATTAATTCTCCTATTTATAACTAAAAATTTTGGCGTATCATAGACCTTAACCCTAGGTTAAGGTCAAGAGGTAATAATATGAATATCAGTCAAGCTGCGGAGCATTCCGGATTATCGGCTAAGCAAATTCGCGATTATGAAAAAGCCGGTTTACTGCCACAGGCAGCCCGTTCAAGTAGTGGCTATCGAGTTTATTCGGCGGCGGATTTAGAACGTTTACATTTTATCAGTAATGCACGTAAGGTCGGATTTTCTTTAGTGCAGATCAGCGAGTTACTAAAGCTAAATGATGATCCGCATCGCACCAGTCGAGAAGTGAAACAGCTTACCGAGCAACATATTGAAGAGCTTCAGCAGAAAATTGCTGATTTACAACAAATGCTTTCTTTACTGAAAAGTTGGAGTAAGTCTTGCTGTGGCAATGATAGCCCGGAATGCTCGATATTAAGCGGTCTAAAACGCTAAATTTTTTGCAAATTGCTGGTTTTATTTATTTTTGAATTGTCATCAAACCGTCATATTGTTTTTTTAGAATGCGTGTAAACCAAATAATCTATTCCAAACGGCTATTTCAAACATCTATGAGGAGAGCAATATGTTATTGGTAAAAGCAACTAAAAAATGTGTAGTGATCGGGCTTTCATTAGGCGTAATGGCATCAAGTTATGCGGAAACGATTACCGGTGCGGGTGCTTCGTTCCCATATCCTATTTATGCGAAATGGGCTTCACTTTATGAAAAAGAAACGGGCAATAAAGTGAATTATCAATCTATTGGTTCCGGTGGCGGTCAGCAACAAATTATTGCAAAAACGATTGATTTCGGTGCATCGGATGACCCGATGAAAGCGGAATTATTGGAGCAACACAAGTTATTACAATTCCCGGTAATTATCGGCGGTACGGTACCGGTGGTGAATTTACCGGAATTTAAAGCGGGTGAATTGAGATTATCCGGTACGGTATTAGCGGATATTTTTCTTGGCAAAATTACCAAATGGAATGATCCGGCAATTAAAGCCTTAAACGCGTCGTTAAATTTACCGGATAAAAATATTATTGTGGTACGCCGTTCGGACGGTTCCGGTACGACATTCGGTTGGACCAACTATTTATCTAAGGTTTCGCCTGAATGGAAAGAAAAAGTCGGTGAAGGAAAATCGGTTAAATGGCCGACCGGTCACGGTGGTAAAGGTAATGAAGGTGTTGCCGCTTATGTGAAACAGCTTAAATATTCCATCGGTTATGTCGAATATGCTTATGCGAAACAAAATAATTTAGCCTGGGCTTCGTTACAAAACCAAGCGGGTAAATTTGTGCAACCGTCACGTGACAGTTTTATGGCTGCGGCTGCAAATGCGCAGTGGGATAAAGCAAAGGGAATGGACATTATGCTTACTAATGAAAGTGGTGAAAATTCATGGCCGGTGACGGCGGCAAGTTTTATCTTGATTCATCAACAAGCGGATAATCCGGCTGCAACCAAAGCAGTGTTTGATTTCTTCGATTGGGCATTTGAGAAAGGAAAAGATGCCGCACTAGAGTTGGATTATGTGCCGTTACCAAAGAATGTGGTGGAAAAAATTCAGCAAAAATGGCATGATCAAGTCAAAGATAAAGATGGCAAAGCGATTCGCTAATCATTAAATAGACAACAAGCGGTCGAATTTTAGGTTTTTGTTACAACCTGAATTCGACCGCTTTCAATTTGATTGGTACTAAATCAGCATAAAACTCCATCAATAAGAAAGAAATATTAACGATTTTATGTATATGAAAAAGAGTTTTTTATTTATTGGTCTTGCTAGTACATATAGTGTAGAAAGTTACGCTATTACGGTTTATGAAAGGAATGATACAACGATCCATTTTAGTGGTGAAATGAATGTGGTGCTGGATAAACAATATTATCGAACACATCATTATTTGTTAAACGAAACGCTAAACGAATCAATGAATACGAACTTGTCAAATAATGGTTCGGAAATCGGGGTTAGAGTTGAATATGCCCTATCTGATACATTAGATATATTGGCACGTACTGAGTGGAATTTAAATAATTATGAACAAAATCCCTATGGAGACAAATTCGGTTCATTGAGCACACGCCGTGCTTATATCGGGCTAGAACACCAAAAATACGGACAATTAAGTATGGGTCGACAATCTTTGCTAGCGAATGATATTTCAGCGAGTGATTTCGATTATTTTGTCGGAAGTAGTGAAAACGTTTTAACTTACTCCGGTAAGTCGGTTGTTCGTTATGACTATACCGGTATAGAGAATTTGCAACTAAGTGCTAATTACCATTTTTCAGAAAAAATCGACAGTTTTCCCGGTCAACAGAACCATAAATTAAAAAACGGCGTTGGTTTGGCTGGTCTGTATGATATTGCATTAAATGACAGGCAGGCGCTTTCTATTGGAGCCGCTTATAGTTCTGTGAATTATCTTGACCAAGCGAACCAACGTGCATCTCGTGAAGGGGTTCAATTAAGTCTGATTGCGTTTTCGGAAAATTGGATATTCGGGCTGGATACCGGTTTACGGTATCGCAAACAACCGAATTTATTTGAGTATGAAAAATTATTTCTGATTAAATCCGGTTTTAAATATGCTTATTCGGAGCAAGGAAGTTTTTATACGAGCTATGCCTACAGTATCGCTAAACGTAAAAATCTGATGACGGAAGAAATGATTGATCGAATTGTTAGAAAGAGTGCCGTATTAGGAACGGATTATAGCTTGCATCAAAATGTGAACGCTTATTTAGAAGCCGGTTATAGCTATGATCTTGCCTATGCTAATGGCAATAAATTAGAACAAGGCATTGAGAAAATTGTTGCTTCCGGGTTAGAAATTTATTGGTAAATAGCAGACTGGAAAGCGATTTTATATTGTCATAAAACTGTCATATTCTTTTTTTAAAATAAACTCCAAAATAAACATTGGAGTTTTTTTATGCCTAATATTCATAAACCAAGCTGTTTAAATCATCCTTTAGCAGAAGGTTTGTTTAAACATACAACGCAATTTTTTGCTTGGCTTGTCTTTGCTATGTTAGCCGCCATTTTAATTTCATTAGTTATCGGTAGCTGGGAATCGTTAACTCGCTTTGGGCTAAGTTTCTTGTGGACAAACGATTGGGATCCGAATAATGAACGTTATGGTGCGGTTGTACCGGTTATCGGTACTTTAATTTCTGCATTAATTGCTTTATTGATTGCGGTACCAATTTCTTTTGGTATTGCAGTTTTTTTAACCGAACTTGCACCTGAATGGTTAAAACGTCCGATTAGTGTTGCGGTTGAAATGCTAGCTGCAATTCCTTCCATTATTTACGGTATGTGGGGCTTATTTATCTTCGTACCGCTTTTCCAAGAACATATCCAACCCACCTTAATTGAATTACTCGGCGATCTGCCACTTATCGGCGTACTGTTTTCCGGCGCACCTTTTGGTATAGGTCTGTTTACCGCAGGGCTTGTATTGGCAATTATGATTATTCCTTATATTGCTTCCATGATGCGAGAAGTATTTGGCGTTGTCCCGCCAATGTTGAAAGAGAGTGCTTACGGCTTAGGTTCAACCACTTGGGAAGTGGTTTGGAAAATCATTTTACCTTACACCAAAGCCGGTGTGGTCGGCAGTATGATGTTAGGACTCGGACGTGCATTGGGTGAAACGATGGCAGTCACTTTTGTTATCGGTAACGCATTTAATTTACCGGATTCACTCTTTTCACCGTCTGCTTCGATTGCATCCGCGATAGCGAATGAATTTAACGAAGCGACAGGCTTACAAAAATCGGCATTAATGGAATTAGGTTTAATCTTATTCTTAATAACTACGGTGGTACTCAGTATTTCTCGTTTAATGATTTTAAGAATGAGCAAAAAAGAGGGAAATAAATAATGCATCGTAATAAAAATGGGCGTTTTTACCGCCGTAAATGCATTAATAAAATTATGCTTTCAGTATCTTTCTTTGCGGTTGGATTCGGGCTGTTTTGGTTAGGCTGGATTTTATTTACCTTAATTCAAAAAGGGATTCCGGAGCTTTCATTAACGCTATTTACCTTACCGACACCGGCACCGAATGAAGTAGGTGGTTTGAGTAATGCGATTATCGGCTCATTAATGATGTTGTTATTCGGAACTCTAATCGGCACGCCAATCGGCATTTTAGCCGGTACTTACTTAGCCGAATACGGACGTTATAGCAAATTAGCGAAAGTCACTCGCTTTCTGAATGATATTTTACTTTCTGCGCCGTCAATTATTATCGGTTTATTTATTTATGCGATTTACGTTTCGCACGTCAAACACTATTCAGGCTGGGCGGGCTCTTTTGCTTTGGCATTATTAGTGATTCCAGTGGTGGTGCGTACTACCGACAGCATGCTGAATTTAATTCCGAATAATTTACGTGAAGCGGCAATCGCATTAGGTTGCCCGCAATGGCGAATGATTACGATGGTTTGTTATAAAGCGGCACGTTCGGGGATTATTACCGGTGTGTTACTTGCAGTTGCTCGTATTTCGGGGGAAACCGCACCGCTTCTATTTACCGCACTTTCAAACCAATTCAGTTCGTGGGATATGAATGCTCCGATGGCAAACTTGCCGGTGGTGATCTATCAATATGCGGCAAGTCCGTTCCAAGATTGGAATAACCTTGCTTGGGCGGGCGCAACATTAATTACCGGGTTTGTGTTATGTCTTAATATTCTCACCCGTATCTTTTTTAAACAAAAACAACGATAAGGAAATGCAATGAGTAACGAATTAATTTCACTGCAAGACACCAAAATTGCGATTAATCACTTAGATTTTTTCTATGGCGATTTCCATGCTTTAAAAAACATTAATTTACGCATTGCCAAAAATAAAGTTACCGCATTTATCGGCCCTTCAGGCTGTGGAAAATCGACTTTATTACGAACTTTAAACCGAATGTTCGAACAATATCCGAATCAAAAAGCACAAGGGGAAATCTTGTTTGAAGGTGAAAATTTGCTAACCACTGAAACCGATATTGCCTTAATCCGTGCCAGAATCGGTATGGTGTTCCAAAAACCGACACCGTTCCCAATGTCGATTTATGACAATGTGGCATTTGGTATTCGTTTGTTTGAAAAATTGCCGAAATCGGAATTAAATGACCGTGTAGAATGGGCATTGACCAAAGCGGCATTATGGAACGAAGTAAAAAACAAATTACATCAAAGTGGCGACAGTTTATCCGGCGGTCAGCAACAACGTTTGTGCATTGCGCGTGGTATTGCGGTCAAACCGGAAGTTTTGCTGTTAGATGAACCTTGTTCGGCACTCGATCCGATTTCCACCATGAAAATTGAAGAATTGATTTGTGAACTAAAACATGATTACACGGTGGCAATTGTTACCCATAATATGCAGCAGGCGGCTCGTTGCTCGGATTACACCGCTTATATGTATTTAGGCGAACTGATCGAATTTGGTGAAACCAAACAAATTTTCGATAAGCCGAAATTTCAGCGTACCGAAGATTATATTCGAGGTCGAATGGGTTAAATTTAGCTTGAATCGATTTAAACAAGCGGTTAAATTTTGCTGAAATTTTGCAAATTTTTTGCCAAATTTGACCGCTTATTTGGAGCAAAAGGTTAGGAGCAGGAAATGAATGAGAAAATCTTGATTGTCGAAGATGAAAAAGCGATTCGAGAGATGATTTCACTGTTTTTATTACAGCAAAATTATCAAGTTATTGAAGCGGAAGACTATCATAGCGCAGTAAAAAAATTGGACGAAAAGCCTAAATTGATTTTACTCGACTGGATGTTGCCAGGACGCTCCGGTATCCAATTTATTCAATATCTAAAAAAATCGGAAGAGACCGCTCAAATTCCTATCTTAATGCTCACAGCACGCAGCTCAGAAGACGATTGCATTACTTGCCTTAATAGCGGTGCGGACGATTATGTGACTAAACCGTTTTCTCCCAAAGTATTGATTGCTCGTATTGAAGCCTTACTTAGACGTACCTATCAAAATAATGATGTGATTAATATTGATGATTTGATTTTGGATCAAAATGCCAAACGGGTTACCTTCCAGAAAAAAGAAATTAGTTTAAGTAGTACCGAATATAAATTATTACACTTCTTTATGACCCATCCGGAAAAAGTCTATAGCCGAGAACAATTATTGGATTTTGTGTGGGGTAATGATATTTATGTGGAAGACAGAACGGTCGATTCGTATATCCGCCGTTTAAGAAAAAGCTTGGAACCTTGTGGTTTTGAACGTTATGTGCAAACGGTACGTGGATCCGGCTATCGTTTTTCCAACCACTTTCGGGATAATTAATGAAAAAGGTTAAACTCTCTTTTAAACATTTCTTTATTGAAACGGCGTTAGCGGCGGCGATTGCGTTTTTATTCGGATTGTTTACGTGGCATTTCTTAACGTGGTTTGCACTGATTTTAGTCTTATTGCTCATTTGGCATCACTATAATGAACAGCGATTATTGCATTTAATCGACCCGAATCGTAAAAGTAGCCGAAAGGTTTTAACTACATGGGAACATATTTCACAAACGGTCGCTTTTTATCAAAAACGTAACCGCCGAGAAAAAATTAAAACGCTGCGATTACTCTCCAAATTGAACAAGAACATTCAATATTTACCGGATGCTATCATTATTTGTCATCATGATGGCACCATTTTGTGGTGCAATAACGTTTCGCAAGAAATGCTGAATTTCTATTGGGATAAAAAACTCGAAAAAAGCGTGTTTAGTGTGATTTTTTATGAAGAGTTTAAAAAGTATTTTCATCAAAATAAGAAAAATCGACCGCTTGTATTAATGGATCGAGATGAGCGATATATCGAATTTCATTTAAATGATTACGATAGCGAAAGTTATTTAATTATTGCACGTGACGTGACACAAATGATTCGTCTATTACATTCCCGACAAACCTTTTTAACCAATATGAATCACGAATTGCGTACGCCGCTGACCGTATTGCGAGGTTATTTGGAATTGTTGGAAGGACAGGCGGAAACCGAATTACAGCAGAAAAGTATTCAGGCGATGCAATCACAGGCTAAGCGGATGGGGAATTTATTGGATCAGCTGAATTTATTGGCAAAAATCGAAATCTCTTCCAGTAAAGAACATTATGTGGTTGAAATGTCGGCAATGATTTTGGCATTACAAAAAAATGCGGATTTTTTAAAACACAGTAAACAACAAATCATTTTTAATATTACACCGAATATTACCGTATTAGGCGATGAAAACCAGCTGCAAAGTGCGGTGTCTAACTTGATTTATAATGCAGTCAAACATGCCGGTGACGGTGCGACTATTGAAGTGGATTGGCATTGGTGTAATGAAGGGGCGGAGTTTAGCGTGCGAGATAACGGTGTTGGGATTGAAGAAACGCATTTATCGCATTTGACCGAGCGTTTTTACCGAGTGGACGAATCACGCAGTAACCAAACCGGTGGAAGCGGTTTAGGGCTGGCGATTGTGAAATATGCGTTGGAGCAACACGGTTCGCAATTACAAATCAAAAGTGAATTAGGTAAGGGGAGCCAGTTTAGTTTTATCATCAAAAAATCTTTACTTGGCGAAACAAAAAATCATTAAAACAGTATTTTTTACTCAACAAATGGGGAATTTGCCAGTAAAATGCCTGTTTTTCTGTCCATTAAGAGAGCTTAGTCATGTCTGATAAACGCTACGGTGCTGATGAAATTACCGTTTTAAAAGATCTTGAACCCGTCCAACTTCGTCCCGGAATGTACACCGATACCACCCGTCCGAACCATTTAGGGCAAGAAGTCATCGATAACAGTGTCGATGAAGCGCTATCCGGCTATGCTTCTCAAATTGATGTGATTCTCCATGCGGATAATTCGTTGGAAGTGATTGATAACGGCCGAGGAATGCCGGTGGATATTCACTCTACCGAAAAAATTTCCGGCGTGGAATTAATTCTCACAAAGCTACACGCAGGCGGTAAGTTTTCTAATAAAAACTACACGTTCTCAGGCGGCTTGCACGGGGTGGGTATCTCGGTGGTAAACGCCCTTTCGCAACGTGTAGAAATCAAAATTAAGCGTAACGGTGAAATTTATACGATTGCCTTTGAAAACGGGGTAAAAGTAGAAGAATTAACTGTAATTGGCAGTTGTCCGAAAAAACAAACCGGTACTACCGTTCGTTTCTATCCGAATCCAAAATACTTTGATTCGCCGAGATTTTCGGTAAGTCGTTTACGCCACTTATTACGTGCCAAAGCGGTACTTTGTCCGAAATTAACTATCAACTTTGTTGACCATATCAATAACAATAGCGAAACCTGGTATTACGAAGACGGTTTATCCGATTATTTAAGCGAAGCGTTAAAAGAATTCGAATGTTTGCCGAATCCACCGTTTATTGGCGATGTCACCACTGAAACCGAAGCGGTAAGTTGGGCGTTAACTTGGTTGCCGGAAGGGGGCGAGTTATTGGCGGAGAGTTATGTGAACTTGATTCCGACCGCACAAGGCGGTACGCACGTAAACGGTTTACGTAACGGCTTGTTAAAAGCAATGGTGGAATTTTGTGAAATTCATAATTTATTGCCGAAGAGCGTTAAATTAACTGCTGATGACGTGTGGAATCGCTGTGCCTATGTGCTTTCGTTAAAAATTCAAGAACCGCAATTTGCTGGACAAACCAAAGAGCGTCTTTCGTCTCGCCAGGCTTCCAGTTATGTGGATAGCACAATCAAAGATGCGTTCAGTTTATGGCTAAACCAAAACGTGCAAACCGGTAAATTGATTGCCGAAATGGCGATTTCATCGGCGCAAAGTCGTTTACGTGCGGCGAAAAAAGTGGTGCGTAAAAAGTTAGTGAGCGGCCCTGCGTTGCCGGGCAAATTAGCCGATTGTACTTCGCAAGATTTAAGTCGTACCGAGCTGTTCTTAGTGGAAGGGGATTCTGCGGGCGGTTCGGCAAAACAAGCGCGTGATAAAGATTATCAAGCGATTTTGCCGTTACGAGGTAAAATTCTGAATACTTGGGAAGTGTCTTCCGATCAAGTACTTGCTTCGCAAGAAGTTCACGATATTGCGGTAGCACTTGGGATCGATCCGGACAACGATAATTTGGATGAATTGCGTTACGGTAAGGTATGTATTCTTGCCGATGCGGATTCGGACGGTTTACATATTGCGACTTTATTATGTGCATTGTTCTTGCGCCATTTCCCGAATTTAGTCAAAAACGGTCACGTTTATGTGGCAATGCCACCACTTTATCGTATTGATATCGGTAAAGACGAAGTACATTACGCCCTTGATGAAGCGGAAAAAGAAGCGATTTTAGCTCGCCTAGCTAAGAAAAAAGGTAAGCCGAATGTACAACGTTTTAAAGGTTTAGGTGAGATGAATCCAAGCCAATTACGTGAAACCACAATGGATCCGAGTACGCGTCGTTTAGTGCAACTGACATTGGATGAGTTGGATACAACCGAAGAAAACGAGCCGAATACCTTTGAAATTATGGATATGTTACTGGCGAAGAAACGTGCGGAAGACCGTAAGCAATGGCTACAAAATCGCGGTGATGAAGCGGAGCTTAGTGTGTAAACTCTTGATAAAAACAAGCGGCCTATTTTTACGAATTTTTTGCAATTTATTCGGTGTGAATACTCATTCGCCTTTTGCAAAGTTTTAGTAAAAATAGACCGCTTGTTCTTATTAAATTGATGTTAATAAAAAGATAAAAATATTTTTGATAATGTTCACATTTTTATTACATTTCTATTCCTTTCCGTAAAATTTTGTGTATAGTGCCCTTGTATTTTAATTGTTCAATTGTGGGGGCGCTATGGACGCAACTTCTGTATCTCTTAAGAAAACCAATATGCGTAATAATGTGATTTTTATTGCGAATGTTGTACTGTTTTTTATTCTCCTCAATACGCTGCCTTTCGCGCCTGAAGCGAATAAAGGTTTGGCGTTATTAGTTTTTGTTGCTGTATTGTGGCTTACCGAAGCATTACATGTCACCGTAACGGCATTACTCGTTCCAATTCTCTCAATTGCATTAGGATTAGTAAAATCTAAAGATGCGTTAGTTGCATTTGCTGATCCGACAATTTTCCTTTTCTTTGGTGGTTTTGCCTTAGCGACCGCATTACATATTCAGCAATTAGATCGTCTCATTGCGAATAAAATTATGGCAATGGCAAAGGGTAAACTTTCTGTTGCGGTGATTTATTTGTTTGCGGTGACGGCATTCCTTTCAATGTGGATGAGTAATACGGCAACCGCTGCCATGATGTTACCGTTGGCGATGGGGATTTTAAGTAAATTGGATCGCTCTCAACATCATAATACTTATGTATTCGTATTACTGGGTATTGCTTATAGCGCAAGTATCGGAGGAATGGGTACTTTGGTCGGCAGTCCGCCGAATGCGATTGTGGCGTCACAATTACATCTGTCATTTGCAGACTGGATGAAATACGGTTTACCGATTATGTTTATTTTGCTGCCGTTAATGGTGGGAGTGCTGTATGTGGTATTCAAACCTAAATTTGATGTGCAGTTTGAACAAACTTTTGAAAAAATCGAGCTTAATCGTGATCGTATTCTGACCTTGGTTATTTTCGTTTTCATTGCTTTAAGCTGGGTGTTTAGCTCTCAATTGAATCCGATCATTTCAGGTTTATTAGGGCTAAAAGGCAATATCGGTAGTTTTGACAGTATTATGGCAATGGTTGCTGCCGCATTAATTTGTATTACTCGCGTAGCAACTTGGCAGCAGGTTCAAGAGAATACGGAATGGGGCGTATTATTCCTATTCGGTGGCGGCTTGACTTTAAGTGCAGTACTTGGTCAAACAGGTGCAAGCAAAATTATGGCTGACGGTATTGTTGCCTTAATTGACGGTAGCCACTTTTATGTAATTGGGTTAATTGTTGCCGCCTTTATTATTTTCTTAACTGAATTTACTTCAAATACGGCAAGTGCAGCGTTATTAGTGCCGATCTTTATTTCAATTGCACAAGCGCTTAATATGCCGCCACTTGGATTGGCGTTAATCATTGGTTTAGGCGCAAGTTGTGCCTTTATGTTGCCGGTAGCAACGCCGCCGAATGCGATTGTATTTGGTACGGGGCAAATTAAACAAAATGAAATGGTTAAGGCCGGTTTTTGGCTAAATGTAATCTGTATCGTTGTGATTGCAACTATCGGCTATCTATTTTGGCTATGATAATAGCATTGCCAAAAGTTAGTTAAAATCAACTGCTTACGCCTTATTTATTGGTTTAAATATAAACCGGAATAGGGCGTTTTTTATATAAATTGGTTGTACCTGTTTAAATTTCTTACTAAAAATTATGATATACCTCATGTTTTTTTATTTTGGTTATTTTTTTGAAATGATTTTTTGATATAGTCACCTCGTTTTAAATAAATCATAACATTCTAATCAAATTCGAAACATGAGGGACATTGATGTCTGAAGCTAAGCAATTTAAAGAAGATGTAGCTAAAAATCGTCGAAATACCATCATTTATATTCTTGATGTTATTCTGTTTTTGGCATTACTTAACTTTTTACCTTTCGAGCCGGCTCCGACTAAAGCACTTGCTTTGCTTGCTTTTGTGGCTGTGTTATGGCTTACGGAAGCAATGCACGTCACTATTACCGCATTATTTATTCCGGTTCTGTCGGTCTTTTTAGGTTTAGTTGAATCTAAGCAAGCGTTAGTGGCGTTTGCTGATCCGACAATTTTTCTCTTCTTTGGTGGTTTTGCGTTAGCAACAGCACTACATATTCAGAAAATTGATAAATTAATTGCCAACAAAATAATGGCGCTTGCCAAAGGCAATTTATTTGTTGCTGTGCTCTATCTTTTCCTTGTGACAGCCGTGCTTTCAATGTGGATGAGTAACACCGCAACCGCCGCAATGATGTTACCGCTAGCCTTAGGTTTATTAAGCAATATGGATAAAGAACGAGATCACAACACATTCGCTTTTGTGATTTTAGGTATTGCTTATAGTGCGGGGCTTGGCGGTATGGGGACTTTAGTTGGTAGTCCTCCGAATGCAATTGCTGCATCACAATTAGGCATTGGCTTTGCCGAATGGTTACTCTATGGTTTGCCGATGGTGGCTATCTTATTACCAATGGCATTAGTGGTGTTGTATTTTAATTTCCGTCCGAAGTTTTCAGGTAGTTTCGAATATCATGCGGAAGATATTCCAATGAACCGTAAACGTCTGATTACCCTAAGTATTTTCGTAGTGATTGCGCTTTGTTGGGTTTTTGGGCAACAAGTAAATAGCTTTATTTCACCATTGCTAGGATTATCAAAAAATATCGGTAATTTCGATAGTATGGTTGCAATGGTGGCGGCACTTGCTTTATGTGCTTCACGTGTCACGACTTGGAATCAATTACAAGAAGGAACCGAAT encodes the following:
- the parE gene encoding DNA topoisomerase IV subunit B — translated: MSDKRYGADEITVLKDLEPVQLRPGMYTDTTRPNHLGQEVIDNSVDEALSGYASQIDVILHADNSLEVIDNGRGMPVDIHSTEKISGVELILTKLHAGGKFSNKNYTFSGGLHGVGISVVNALSQRVEIKIKRNGEIYTIAFENGVKVEELTVIGSCPKKQTGTTVRFYPNPKYFDSPRFSVSRLRHLLRAKAVLCPKLTINFVDHINNNSETWYYEDGLSDYLSEALKEFECLPNPPFIGDVTTETEAVSWALTWLPEGGELLAESYVNLIPTAQGGTHVNGLRNGLLKAMVEFCEIHNLLPKSVKLTADDVWNRCAYVLSLKIQEPQFAGQTKERLSSRQASSYVDSTIKDAFSLWLNQNVQTGKLIAEMAISSAQSRLRAAKKVVRKKLVSGPALPGKLADCTSQDLSRTELFLVEGDSAGGSAKQARDKDYQAILPLRGKILNTWEVSSDQVLASQEVHDIAVALGIDPDNDNLDELRYGKVCILADADSDGLHIATLLCALFLRHFPNLVKNGHVYVAMPPLYRIDIGKDEVHYALDEAEKEAILARLAKKKGKPNVQRFKGLGEMNPSQLRETTMDPSTRRLVQLTLDELDTTEENEPNTFEIMDMLLAKKRAEDRKQWLQNRGDEAELSV
- a CDS encoding DASS family sodium-coupled anion symporter, with the translated sequence MDATSVSLKKTNMRNNVIFIANVVLFFILLNTLPFAPEANKGLALLVFVAVLWLTEALHVTVTALLVPILSIALGLVKSKDALVAFADPTIFLFFGGFALATALHIQQLDRLIANKIMAMAKGKLSVAVIYLFAVTAFLSMWMSNTATAAMMLPLAMGILSKLDRSQHHNTYVFVLLGIAYSASIGGMGTLVGSPPNAIVASQLHLSFADWMKYGLPIMFILLPLMVGVLYVVFKPKFDVQFEQTFEKIELNRDRILTLVIFVFIALSWVFSSQLNPIISGLLGLKGNIGSFDSIMAMVAAALICITRVATWQQVQENTEWGVLFLFGGGLTLSAVLGQTGASKIMADGIVALIDGSHFYVIGLIVAAFIIFLTEFTSNTASAALLVPIFISIAQALNMPPLGLALIIGLGASCAFMLPVATPPNAIVFGTGQIKQNEMVKAGFWLNVICIVVIATIGYLFWL
- a CDS encoding SLC13 family permease, whose product is MSEAKQFKEDVAKNRRNTIIYILDVILFLALLNFLPFEPAPTKALALLAFVAVLWLTEAMHVTITALFIPVLSVFLGLVESKQALVAFADPTIFLFFGGFALATALHIQKIDKLIANKIMALAKGNLFVAVLYLFLVTAVLSMWMSNTATAAMMLPLALGLLSNMDKERDHNTFAFVILGIAYSAGLGGMGTLVGSPPNAIAASQLGIGFAEWLLYGLPMVAILLPMALVVLYFNFRPKFSGSFEYHAEDIPMNRKRLITLSIFVVIALCWVFGQQVNSFISPLLGLSKNIGNFDSMVAMVAALALCASRVTTWNQLQEGTEWGVLFLFGGGLTLSYVLSHTGASKIMAEGIVSLIEGKHYYIICLIIAAFIVCLTEFTSNTASAALLVPIFISIAESLNLDPRAFALIIGFGASCAFMMPVGTPPNAIAFSTGIVKQSDMLRSYKLSIVCILAISLIGYFFWLK